The following proteins come from a genomic window of Ictalurus furcatus strain D&B chromosome 14, Billie_1.0, whole genome shotgun sequence:
- the dram1 gene encoding DNA damage-regulated autophagy modulator protein 1 isoform X2, whose protein sequence is MVWFLEGLCFLPTFLVIWSSCTFVVNYLIAVSRQDIDVIFPYISDTGATPPESCIFGLMAIISAFAGFATMFARYKFVQKLIEKTGGVSPRWNLAAFIIATLSCIGMCFVATFQEVEQTAVHDFGALMFFIWGVVYIVMQTHISYRVHPYGSSKRVCHIRAVFSLVAILAVIPTIICASFLKTNKLHRTSEDKDYVFHVVSAVSEWIAAFTFVFFFFTYIQEFKQFTLKVNVQLLEFA, encoded by the exons atGGTGTGGTTTCTAGAAGGGCTGTGCTTCCTGCCAACATTTCTTGTCATTTGGTCCTCGTGCACTTTTGTAGTGAACTACCTGATTGCTGTTTCCCGTCAGGACATCGATGTGATCTTCCCTTACATCAG tgATACCGGAGCGACCCCTCCTGAGAGCTGCATATTCGGTCTCATGGCAATAATTTCAGCTTTCGCAG GGTTTGCCACCATGTTTGCCAGATATAAGTTTGTGCAGAAGCTGATCGAAAAAACAGGTGGCGTGTCCCCTCGATGGAACCTGGCTGCTTTCATCATCGCCACGCTCTCTTGCATAGGCATGTGCTTCGTGGCAACGTTTCAG GAGGTAGAGCAGACGGCGGTCCACGATTTTGGAGCCTTGATGTTCTTCATTTGGGGAGTGGTTTACATCGTAATGCAGACCCACATCTCGTACAGGGTCCATCCTTACGGATCTTCAAAGCGCGTGTGTCATATTCGTGCCGTCTTTTCCTTGGTGGCGATCTTGGCAGTAATTCCAA CTATAATTTGTGCGTCATTTCTGAAGACGAACAAATTGCACCGGACGTCAGAAGACAAG GACTACGTATTCCATGTTGTGAGCGCTGTGAGCGAGTGGATAGCGGCCTTCAcgttcgtcttcttcttcttcacgtACATACAAGAGTTCAAG CAGTTCACTTTGAAAGTGAACGTCCAGTTATTGGAGTTCGCGTGA
- the dram1 gene encoding DNA damage-regulated autophagy modulator protein 1 isoform X1, with translation MVWFLEGLCFLPTFLVIWSSCTFVVNYLIAVSRQDIDVIFPYISDTGATPPESCIFGLMAIISAFAGFATMFARYKFVQKLIEKTGGVSPRWNLAAFIIATLSCIGMCFVATFQEVEQTAVHDFGALMFFIWGVVYIVMQTHISYRVHPYGSSKRVCHIRAVFSLVAILAVIPTIICASFLKTNKLHRTSEDKDYVFHVVSAVSEWIAAFTFVFFFFTYIQEFKVGSIEFSTPHLHSSNDETLKKKPFK, from the exons atGGTGTGGTTTCTAGAAGGGCTGTGCTTCCTGCCAACATTTCTTGTCATTTGGTCCTCGTGCACTTTTGTAGTGAACTACCTGATTGCTGTTTCCCGTCAGGACATCGATGTGATCTTCCCTTACATCAG tgATACCGGAGCGACCCCTCCTGAGAGCTGCATATTCGGTCTCATGGCAATAATTTCAGCTTTCGCAG GGTTTGCCACCATGTTTGCCAGATATAAGTTTGTGCAGAAGCTGATCGAAAAAACAGGTGGCGTGTCCCCTCGATGGAACCTGGCTGCTTTCATCATCGCCACGCTCTCTTGCATAGGCATGTGCTTCGTGGCAACGTTTCAG GAGGTAGAGCAGACGGCGGTCCACGATTTTGGAGCCTTGATGTTCTTCATTTGGGGAGTGGTTTACATCGTAATGCAGACCCACATCTCGTACAGGGTCCATCCTTACGGATCTTCAAAGCGCGTGTGTCATATTCGTGCCGTCTTTTCCTTGGTGGCGATCTTGGCAGTAATTCCAA CTATAATTTGTGCGTCATTTCTGAAGACGAACAAATTGCACCGGACGTCAGAAGACAAG GACTACGTATTCCATGTTGTGAGCGCTGTGAGCGAGTGGATAGCGGCCTTCAcgttcgtcttcttcttcttcacgtACATACAAGAGTTCAAGGTCGGTTCTATAGAGTTTTCTACTCCTCATCTTCACAGCAGTAAcgatgaaacattaaaaaaaaagccattcaAATAA
- the washc3 gene encoding WASH complex subunit 3 isoform X2 yields MDEDGLPIVGSGVDLTKKLAAISLRIQQIETTLSILETKLSSIPGLEDVTVDGVDQRPSAETNGPAVGSSTPVVSTAPSPPSEVPGQGQEGSQGHKGEPVADNVMTVAKDPRYARYLKMVQVGVPVMAIKNKMILEGLDPSLLDSPDAPVPDCSKKATEDHDDASSDSESSFSD; encoded by the exons ATGGATGAAGATGGATTACCGATCGTGGGCTCAGGTGTAGATCTTACGAAG AAACTTGCAGCGATATCGTTACGGATCCAACAAATCGAAACGACACTCAGCATCTTGGAAACAAAG CTGTCCTCAATCCCTGGTCTGGAGGACGTCACAGTGGACGGAGTGGATCAGAGGCCTTCTGCAGAGACCAACGGACCAGCAGTGGGATCCAGTACCCCTGTAGTCTCAActgctccttctcctccttctgaG GTTCCTGGACAAGGGCAGGAAGGCTCTCAGGGGCATAAGGGAGAACCGGTGGCAGACAACGTGATGACTGTAGCCAAGGACCCACGATACGCCAGATACCTCAAAATGGTGCAAGTG GGTGTTCCGGTCATGgcgataaaaaacaaaatgatccTTGAGGGTTTAGACCCCAGTCTCTTGGA CTCTCCAGACGCACCGGTACCAGACTGTAGCAAGAAGGCGACCGAAGACCACGATGACGCCAGCTCAGACAGCGAATCGTCTTTCAGTGACTGA
- the washc3 gene encoding WASH complex subunit 3 isoform X1: protein MDEDGLPIVGSGVDLTKVPAIQQKRIVAFLNQFIVHTVRFLNRFSTVCEEKLAAISLRIQQIETTLSILETKLSSIPGLEDVTVDGVDQRPSAETNGPAVGSSTPVVSTAPSPPSEVPGQGQEGSQGHKGEPVADNVMTVAKDPRYARYLKMVQVGVPVMAIKNKMILEGLDPSLLDSPDAPVPDCSKKATEDHDDASSDSESSFSD, encoded by the exons ATGGATGAAGATGGATTACCGATCGTGGGCTCAGGTGTAGATCTTACGAAG GTTCCGGCGATTCAGCAAAAAAGAATCGTCGCTTTTCTCAACCAGTTCATCGTCCACACGGTCCGCTTCCTCAACCGCTTTTCCACCGTGTGTGAGGAG AAACTTGCAGCGATATCGTTACGGATCCAACAAATCGAAACGACACTCAGCATCTTGGAAACAAAG CTGTCCTCAATCCCTGGTCTGGAGGACGTCACAGTGGACGGAGTGGATCAGAGGCCTTCTGCAGAGACCAACGGACCAGCAGTGGGATCCAGTACCCCTGTAGTCTCAActgctccttctcctccttctgaG GTTCCTGGACAAGGGCAGGAAGGCTCTCAGGGGCATAAGGGAGAACCGGTGGCAGACAACGTGATGACTGTAGCCAAGGACCCACGATACGCCAGATACCTCAAAATGGTGCAAGTG GGTGTTCCGGTCATGgcgataaaaaacaaaatgatccTTGAGGGTTTAGACCCCAGTCTCTTGGA CTCTCCAGACGCACCGGTACCAGACTGTAGCAAGAAGGCGACCGAAGACCACGATGACGCCAGCTCAGACAGCGAATCGTCTTTCAGTGACTGA
- the cwf19l1 gene encoding CWF19-like protein 1 yields MEEKPLRVLVCGDVEGRISALFNRVNTIQKKSGQFDLLLCVGDFFGKSPEAEAEWEAYKSGAKKAPIHTYILGAASQETVKYFPSSDGCELAENIIYLGRRGVFTGASGLQVVYVSGRESQQEPAPAHCFTPKDLAALVTPLASSSKFKGVDILLTSQWPRGVWQYGNNPEVDTKFCGVASIGNLAEKLKPRYHFAGMEGAYYERLPYRNHVVLQENAQHVSRFIALATVNNPGKKKYLYAFNIVPMKSMEPAALVKQPEDVTENPYRKVTKEGRKETLLLPSAAAGEDEPASQFFFDLGQKKPQHHRHQQHQGAGRKRWPDGDGDGDRSVQHKLPRKPPQPAGPCWFCLASPEVEKHLVISIGTHCYMALAKGCLTPDHVLLLPIGHYQSVVELPSEAVDELQKYKSAVRKLYKSRGRRCVLFERNYRSQHLQLQVVPVPMETCTTEDIKEVFTVQAQEQQMELMEIPEHTDLKQIAPPGTPYFYVELDTGEKLFYRIKKNFPLQFGREVLASEAILNIPTRSDWRECKSSREEEEALTKQFRTDFQPYDFTVED; encoded by the exons ATGGAGGAGAAACCTTTAAGAGT cctTGTTTGCGGTGATGTCGAAGGCAGAATCAGTGCTTTGTTCAACCGGGTGAACACAATTCAGAAGAAGAGCGGACAATTCGAT CTGCTGTTATGCGTTGGAGATTTCTTTGGGAAGTCTCCTGAGGCTGAGGCGGAATGGGAGGCGTACAAGTCTGGAGCTAAGAAAG CTCCTATTCACACGTACATTCTGGGAGCCGCGAGCCAGGAGACGGTGAAATATTTCCCCAGCTCTGATGGGTGTGAACTGGCTGAAAATATCATCTATTTAG GGCGGAGAGGTGTTTTCACGGGAGCGTCAGGCCTGCAGGTGGTGTACGTCAGTGGCAGAGAGTCTCAGCAGGAACCGGCGCCCGCGCACTGTTTCACCCCGAAAGATCTCGCCGCCCTCGTCACGCCGCTGGCGTCCAGCTCTAAGTTTAAAGGCGTCGACATCCTTCTGACCTCGCAGTGGCCTCGAGGAGTCTGGCAGTACGGGAACAACCCG GAAGTCGACACGAAGTTCTGTGGCGTCGCGTCTATCGGAAATCTGGCGGAAAAACTAAAGCCTCGCTACCACTTTGCTGGAATGGAAGGCGCTTACTACGAGCGACTGCCGTACAG GAACCATGTGGTCCTTCAGGAGAACGCCCAGCATGTCAGTCGCTTCATTGCGCTGGCGACAGTGAACAATCCCGGGAAGAAAAAG TACTTGTACGCGTTCAATATTGTCCCGATGAAAAGCATGGAGCCAGCAGCGTTGGTCAAACAGCCCGAGGACGTCACTGAGAATCCGTACAGGAAAGTGACGAAGGAGGGCAGAAAGGAGACACTCCTGCTTCCGTCCGCAGCTgctggagag GACGAGCCAGCTTCTCAGTTCTTCTTCGATTTGGGCCAGAAGAAGCCGCAGCATCATCGGCACCAGCAGCATCAGGGCGCAGGGAGGAAGAGGTGGCCGGACGGAGACGGCGACGGCGACAGATCCGTTCAGCACAAGCTCCCTCGCAAACCCC CTCAGCCTGCTGGACCGTGCTGGTTCTGTTTAGCCAGTCCTGAGGTGGAGAAGCACCTGGTCATCAGCATCGGGACGCAC TGTTACATGGCGCTGGCTAAAGGCTGCCTCACCCCGGACCACGTGCTGCTCCTGCCCATCGGACATTACCAGTCGGTGGTGGAGCTGCCGTCTGAGGCAGTGGACGAGCTGCAGAAATACAAAAGCGCCGTCAGGAAGCTGTACAAGAGCCGCGGCCGACGCTGCGTCCTGTTCGAGAGGAATTACCGCAGCCAGCATCTTCAGCTCCAG GTGGTGCCTGTGCCCATGGAGACGTGCACTACTGAGGACATAAAAGAGGTGTTTACGGTGCAGGCTCAAGAGCAGCAGATGGAGCTGATGGAGATCCCGGAACACACCGACCTCAAACAG ATCGCTCCCCCGGGAACGCCGTATTTCTACGTGGAGCTGGATACAGGAGAGAAACTGTTTTACCGCATTAAGAAGAACTTCCCTTTACAGTTTGGCAG ggagGTCCTGGCGAGCGAGGCGATCTTGAACATACCCACACGCTCAGATTGGAGAGAGTgtaaaagcagcagagaggaagaagaagctCTGACCAAACAGTTTCGCACCGACTTCCAGCCCTACGACTTCACCGTGGAGGACTGA
- the klhl42 gene encoding kelch-like protein 42, with translation MSSPEQLIEIVMDNRSYNVSKSKLIEKSDYFRALYSSGMREAGEDSVQLQGLSVPGLELVLEFINTSKVQVVNETLEDLIETASFLQVTPILKLLLSEIRPDNCVEVFNLSEVYGAHELRTACLKFMSCHYHPMLRRPEFHALPAELREQVREMRMRGTATLVVVGDFVGTCLDLADQDEPWSMLRYVEREQRWKPLANNLPPDMVNVRGYGSAVLDNYLFIVGGYRMASQEIAAARCYNPCRNEWTHIAHLNQKRANFKLVAVSGRLYAVGGHGLSAVECYGPEQDWWTCVSSMPDPLTEFSACECQGMIYVMGGYTARERNTNVLRYCPASDTWSALRTCSAHVRKQQMLSVEDVIYLVGGYTRELERAEAARANPAEDALTVQSYNVRTGEWLQLRASASKSGLNLTCALHNDGIYIMSRDVGPRTSLEHRVFLKYNVFSDAWEAFRRFPALGHNVLLCSLYLPNIL, from the exons ATGTCGTCGCCTGAGCAGCTTATCGAGATCGTTATGGACAACAGATCGTATAACGTGAGCAAGAGCAAGCTGATCGAGAAGAGCGACTACTTCCGGGCGCTGTACAGCTCTGGCATGCGGGAGGCTGGAGAAGATTCAGTGCAACTGCAAGGACTGAGTGTACCAGGGCTCGAGCTCGTCCTGGAGTTCATTAACACCTCGAAAGTTCAGGTGGTCAACGAAACCCTGGAGGATCTCATCGAGACGGCGTCTTTCCTGCAAGTGACCCCCATCCTCAAGCTGCTTCTGTCTGAAATCCGCCCAGACAACTGTGTCGAGGTCTTCAACCTGTCCGAGGTCTACGGCGCCCACGAGCTGCGCACGGCATGCCTGAAGTTCATGAGCTGCCACTACCACCCCATGCTGCGCAGACCCGAGTTCCACGCCCTGCCAGCTGAACTGCGTGAGCAGGTCAGGGAGATGCGGATGAGGGGCACGGCCACGCTGGTGGTAGTCGGAGACTTCGTGGGCACCTGCCTGGACCTCGCTGATCAGGACGAGCCGTGGTCCATGCTGCGTTACGTGGAGCGAGAGCAGCGCTGGAAGCCGCTCGCCAACAACCTCCCTCCGGACATGGTGAACGTCAGAGGGTACGGGTCAGCTGTTCTTGACAACTACCTTTTCATCGTGGGTGGCTACAGGATGGCAAGCCAAGAGATTGCTGCAGCACGTTGTTACAATCCATGCAGAAACGAATGGACTCACATAGCTCATCTGAACCAGAAAAG GGCGAACTTTAAGCTGGTGGCAGTGAGTGGGAGGCTGTATGCGGTCGGAGGACATGGTCTGAGTGCGGTGGAGTGCTATGGTCCTGAGCAGGATTGGTGGACCTGCGTTTCCTCCATGCCTGATCCTCTGACTGAGTTCTCTGCATGCGAATGCCAGGGCATGATCTACGTCATGGGTGGCTACACAGCCAGAG AAAGGAACACGAACGTGTTGCGCTACTGCCCCGCGTCGGACACGTGGTCGGCGTTGCGTACGTGCTCGGCCCACGTGCGGAAGCAGCAGATGCTGTCCGTGGAGGACGTCATCTACCTGGTGGGCGGCTACACGCGTGAGCTGGAGAGAGCCGAGGCCGCGAGGGCCAACCCTGCCGAGGACGCGCTGACGGTGCAGTCTTACAACGTGCGCACCGGCGAGTGGCTGCAGCTGCGAGCGAGCGCCTCCAAGTCCGGCCTGAACCTGACGTGCGCTCTGCACAACGACGGCATCTACATCATGAGCCGCGACGTCGGCCCGCGCACCAGCCTCGAGCACCGCGTCTTCCTCAAGTACAACGTGTTCAGTGATGCCTGGGAGGCCTTCCGACGCTTCCCGGCACTTGGCCATAACGTGCTGCTCTGTTCCCTGTACCTGCCCAACATCCTCTAA